In one Dermatophilaceae bacterium Sec6.4 genomic region, the following are encoded:
- a CDS encoding maleylpyruvate isomerase family mycothiol-dependent enzyme: MNDVWTLVHAERRALIQDLTDLTNAQWEQASLCAGWAVRDVAAHLVNNAKATRWGVVRDMARARFDFDRQTAAGVERERGATPAETLAKLRDVVQRTSTPPASLDSRLVEEVVHGEDIRVPLGITRAYPIDVTVTSLLYQARTSTALGGSKQRIASLRLHADDADVTIGDGALVTGPALSLLMVISGRSHALTELHGPGVDRLGCPT, translated from the coding sequence ATGAATGACGTCTGGACCCTGGTCCACGCCGAACGCCGGGCCCTCATCCAGGACCTCACCGACCTGACGAATGCACAGTGGGAGCAGGCCTCACTCTGTGCAGGTTGGGCCGTGCGGGATGTGGCAGCGCACCTGGTCAACAATGCAAAGGCGACCCGATGGGGCGTCGTACGCGATATGGCCCGGGCTCGGTTCGACTTCGACCGGCAGACCGCCGCAGGTGTCGAACGCGAGCGTGGCGCCACCCCCGCCGAAACCCTCGCGAAGCTGCGGGATGTCGTGCAGCGAACCTCGACCCCGCCCGCGTCGCTGGACAGCAGGCTGGTCGAGGAAGTCGTGCACGGAGAGGACATCCGGGTGCCTCTGGGCATCACTCGGGCCTACCCGATAGACGTCACGGTGACGTCCCTGCTCTATCAGGCGCGGACGTCGACTGCCCTGGGCGGATCGAAACAACGCATTGCATCCCTTCGACTGCACGCTGACGATGCAGACGTGACGATCGGTGACGGAGCGCTGGTGACCGGACCGGCACTGTCGCTGCTGATGGTCATTTCGGGCCGTTCGCATGCCCTTACCGAACTGCACGGTCCCGGCGTCGACCGACTGGGTTGTCCGACATGA
- a CDS encoding NAD-dependent epimerase/dehydratase family protein → MDLLVLGGTAWLGHQIASEAAQRGHTVTCLARGQSGPCPPETRFIAAYRDRDDAYDEVTGQQWDAVIDVARQPGQVRNAVRALEPVSSRYLFVSSANVYASQRERGQDEDAAVLPALVADVMDSMQDYGAAKVACEQAVVAAFGPSRSLIARAGLIGGPGDESGRSGYWPWRFAHPCNPVGAVLLPDDPDVPTALIDVRDLAGWLVSCAETGVAGIFNAAGAPCSLTDHLAVAREVAGHDGPVTNAWPDWLTEHGVQMWMGPSSLPLWIDDPDWYGLADHASARAFAVGLVTRPLRETLLDVLAWEDARPEPGLHGAGLADDEEHELLRQLGLH, encoded by the coding sequence ATGGATCTTCTTGTCTTGGGCGGAACCGCGTGGCTGGGCCACCAGATCGCATCGGAAGCAGCGCAGCGCGGGCACACGGTGACCTGCCTTGCCCGTGGCCAGTCCGGACCGTGCCCACCCGAAACGCGGTTCATTGCCGCCTATCGGGATCGCGACGACGCGTACGACGAGGTGACCGGTCAGCAGTGGGATGCCGTGATCGACGTCGCACGCCAGCCGGGTCAGGTGCGTAACGCCGTCCGGGCGCTCGAGCCGGTGAGTTCGCGTTACCTGTTCGTCTCCTCGGCCAACGTCTACGCCAGCCAGCGTGAGCGCGGTCAGGACGAGGATGCCGCGGTGTTGCCCGCGCTCGTCGCGGACGTGATGGACTCGATGCAGGACTACGGCGCGGCGAAGGTGGCATGCGAGCAAGCAGTGGTGGCCGCCTTCGGCCCGAGCCGCTCGTTGATCGCCCGCGCCGGTTTGATCGGCGGTCCGGGGGATGAGTCCGGGCGCTCGGGGTACTGGCCGTGGCGTTTTGCGCACCCCTGCAACCCTGTCGGCGCCGTACTGCTGCCGGACGATCCAGACGTACCGACCGCGCTCATCGACGTCCGAGACCTCGCGGGATGGTTGGTCAGCTGCGCCGAAACCGGCGTGGCGGGGATCTTCAACGCGGCGGGGGCGCCGTGCTCACTGACCGATCATCTGGCGGTCGCGCGAGAGGTCGCCGGTCACGACGGTCCGGTGACGAACGCCTGGCCTGATTGGCTGACCGAGCACGGGGTGCAGATGTGGATGGGCCCGTCGTCGTTGCCGCTGTGGATCGATGACCCGGACTGGTACGGCCTGGCCGACCACGCGAGCGCGCGTGCCTTCGCCGTCGGACTGGTGACCCGGCCATTGCGCGAGACGCTGCTCGACGTCCTGGCCTGGGAGGACGCCCGCCCGGAACCGGGGTTGCACGGTGCGGGTCTGGCCGACGACGAGGAGCATGAGTTGTTGCGCCAGCTGGGCCTGCACTGA
- a CDS encoding MFS transporter yields the protein MTAPVSSPQLARATRKATRRLIPFLGLLYLINYLDRSNMSFAGPNGMNDALHLSSTGFGFAAGIFFLGYLLLEVPSNMILHKVGARRWIARILVTWGIVAGAIAFVNSAGLLYFLRFLLGIAEAGFFPGIILYLTFWFPQEQRAKATAWFMAAVPLSSAIGAPMSALLIEHGHGWFGLDGWRVMFLVEAIPAVLLGVICWFFLDDRPATAKWLPQEERDALTQAIATEDAQRSGTYQIGIRESLASGRVWALAGVYFGIVYGLYAVGFFLPTIIKGFESQFHVTYSILQLGLITAIPFVVGALAMVPWGYHGDRTGERVWHVAAPTIIGGMAIPVTLYLGSPVAAMIAVTICTVGIMCALPTFWALPTNFLAGAAAASGIALINSIGNTAGFLGPYITGWLTDLTGNEKAGLWAVGFVMVVAGVMAIALKAAPKPATEATQKTATQG from the coding sequence ATGACCGCGCCCGTATCGTCACCGCAGCTGGCCCGCGCCACCCGGAAGGCAACCCGTCGGCTCATCCCGTTCCTCGGCCTGCTCTACCTGATCAACTACCTGGACCGCTCGAACATGAGCTTCGCGGGACCCAACGGGATGAACGATGCGCTGCATCTGAGCTCGACCGGCTTCGGCTTCGCCGCCGGGATCTTCTTCCTGGGTTATCTCTTGCTCGAGGTGCCGAGCAACATGATCCTGCACAAGGTCGGCGCGCGCCGGTGGATCGCGCGCATCCTGGTGACCTGGGGAATCGTGGCCGGCGCCATCGCGTTCGTCAACAGCGCGGGGCTGCTCTACTTCCTGCGCTTCCTGCTCGGCATCGCAGAAGCCGGCTTCTTCCCCGGCATCATCCTGTATCTGACGTTCTGGTTTCCCCAGGAGCAACGGGCGAAGGCGACCGCGTGGTTCATGGCCGCCGTTCCGCTGTCCTCGGCCATCGGCGCTCCGATGTCCGCCCTGCTGATCGAGCACGGTCACGGTTGGTTCGGGCTGGACGGCTGGCGGGTGATGTTCCTGGTCGAGGCGATCCCGGCAGTGCTGCTGGGTGTCATCTGCTGGTTCTTCCTCGATGACCGACCCGCCACCGCGAAGTGGCTACCGCAGGAAGAACGCGACGCCTTGACTCAGGCCATCGCCACCGAGGACGCGCAACGCAGCGGGACCTATCAGATCGGTATCCGGGAGTCTCTCGCCAGCGGCCGGGTATGGGCGCTGGCCGGTGTCTACTTCGGCATCGTCTACGGCCTGTACGCCGTGGGCTTCTTCCTGCCCACGATCATCAAAGGGTTCGAGTCGCAGTTCCATGTGACCTACTCGATCCTGCAGCTCGGTCTGATCACCGCCATCCCGTTCGTGGTCGGCGCGCTGGCCATGGTGCCGTGGGGTTACCACGGCGACCGGACGGGCGAACGCGTCTGGCACGTCGCGGCACCCACGATCATCGGTGGCATGGCGATCCCGGTGACGCTCTACCTCGGCTCACCCGTGGCGGCGATGATCGCGGTAACGATCTGCACCGTCGGCATCATGTGCGCCCTGCCGACCTTCTGGGCGTTGCCGACCAACTTCCTCGCCGGCGCAGCAGCCGCCAGCGGCATTGCGCTGATCAACTCCATCGGCAACACGGCCGGCTTCCTGGGCCCCTATATCACCGGTTGGCTCACCGATCTCACCGGCAACGAAAAGGCAGGGCTGTGGGCTGTTGGATTCGTCATGGTGGTGGCCGGTGTCATGGCGATCGCCCTGAAGGCAGCGCCGAAGCCCGCCACCGAAGCCACACAGAAGACGGCAACACAGGGGTAG
- a CDS encoding universal stress protein has protein sequence MNDLRNKPIVVGFDDHEASRKALLQAVELSAALQVHLHVVHVIGMRDTPIDPDSMDWEEEFDEHLKKLQQHARQLITLPADAWTYHAVDGDAWRQMLLLSEQVDAGMIVVGQHLHAHAVASALGHLLGSRRKEFFSSSGKNSVSDHLLHHGGRSILIVTTADEISS, from the coding sequence ATGAATGATCTACGAAACAAGCCGATCGTGGTGGGCTTCGATGACCACGAGGCAAGTCGTAAAGCGCTCCTGCAGGCAGTTGAACTCAGTGCGGCGTTGCAGGTGCACCTACACGTCGTACATGTCATCGGTATGCGGGATACCCCGATCGACCCGGACTCGATGGACTGGGAGGAAGAATTCGACGAACACCTGAAGAAGCTTCAACAACACGCGCGACAGCTGATCACATTGCCGGCCGATGCCTGGACCTACCACGCGGTCGACGGCGATGCCTGGCGACAGATGCTGCTGCTTTCTGAACAAGTCGATGCCGGAATGATCGTCGTCGGGCAACACCTGCACGCTCATGCCGTCGCGTCGGCACTAGGACATCTCCTCGGCTCCCGCAGGAAAGAATTCTTCAGCTCCAGCGGTAAAAACTCGGTCAGTGACCACCTGCTGCATCACGGCGGTCGATCTATCCTGATTGTCACGACCGCTGATGAAATTTCTTCATGA